The Penaeus monodon isolate SGIC_2016 chromosome 33, NSTDA_Pmon_1, whole genome shotgun sequence genome includes a window with the following:
- the LOC119594427 gene encoding carbohydrate sulfotransferase 11-like, with the protein MARCPVSALCFILVSLSFVLMLRNIDYERAVQPEPQGARDGQAFGRRLSMAKSSPKAAKWASEVEELSYPPVNFSFVEETLRARRSEVEDRCRKTLSAEDLARPLNSKEFLISGRFSLVWCNVFKAASSTWLYNFLLMAGFTEEDLRKSSSSPVELARRRAYARPSPEELLAALEDPGATSFLIVRDPFERLLSAYRDKIESTKQKFYKALRCRIQQKARTKRTLDCQPTFPEFVDYLLEERAKGNAPNEHWAPYYSFCSPCQVAFDYVLRFESLPEEEAFLVANVPGLSAVVKPHKVHSSHTDYGAVTRQYFSQLSALKLARLYDIYRNDFMIFGYNVTRYWEYVGAVF; encoded by the exons ATGGCGCGCTGTCCCGTATCCGCCCTCTGCTTCATCTtagtctccctctccttcgtcctcatGCTTCGCAACATCGACTACGAAAGG GCGGTGCAGCCCGAGCCGCAGGGAGCCCGAGACGGCCAGGCCTTCGGGCGGCGCCTCAGCATGGCCAAGAGCTCCCCGAAGGCGGCCAAGTGGGCCAGCGAGGTGGAGGAGCTGTCCTACCCGCCCGTCAACTTCTCCTTCGTCGAGGAGACCCTGAGGGCGAGGAGGAGCGAGGTCGAGGACCGATGCCGGAAGACGCTGTCGGCGGAGGACCTCGCCCGCCCGCTCAACAGCAAGGAGTTCCTCATCAGCGGCCGCTTCAGCCTCGTGTGGTGCAACGTGTTCAAGGCCGCCTCCTCCACGTGGCTCTACAACTTCCTCCTGATGGCGGGCTTCACGGAGGAGGACCTGCGGAAGTCGAGCTCCTCCCCCGTCGAGCTGGCGCGGAGGAGAGCCTACGCCCGGCCCTCGCCCGAGGAGCTCCTGGCGGCGCTGGAGGACCCCGGCGCCACGTCCTTCCTGATCGTCCGCGACCCCTTCGAGCGCCTCCTCTCCGCCTACAGGGACAAGATCGAGTCCACGAAGCAGAAATTCTACAA AGCCCTCAGGTGCCGGATCCAGCAGAAGGCGAGGACCAAGAGGACCCTTGACTGCCAGCCAACCTTCCCCGAGTTCGTGGATTACCTGCTGGAGGAGCGGGCGAAGGGCAACGCCCCCAACGAGCACTGGGCGCCCTACTACTCCTTCTGCTCGCCGTGCCAGGTGGCCTTCGATTACGTCCTGCGCTTCGAGAGTCTGCCGGAGGAGGAGGCCTTCCTGGTGGCCAAT GTCCCTGGGCTCTCCGCGGTGGTCAAGCCTCACAAGGTCCATTCCTCACACACCGACTACGGCGCCGTCACGAGGCAGTATTTCTCGCAACTTTCGGCCTTGAAACTCGCTCGTCTTTACGATATTTATAGAAATGATTTTATGATATTTGGTTACAATGTGACGCGGTATTGGGAGTACGTTGGTGCAGTTTTTTAG